In a genomic window of Sulfurisphaera tokodaii str. 7:
- a CDS encoding NOG1 family protein, with translation MLNPFENIKIPPKTEDLIKIVLDRIPKIGGKNVKEREIKRILFYKEQLQKYRDFVLQFPRIDQLHPFYRENIEIIADIDKVKMCLGAINRGVQLSFNIIERYRRLIKSSDEKEANRLMRQCFGRVSSILRSRKDCIDWLIDITSQLKKLKAIDPNLPTIIIAGPPNVGKSTLVSKISSAKPEVASYPFTTKEIHVGHIDTGIVKIQVIDTPGILDRPMSERNSIELKAINAIKNLNGIILFLFDVSNSSIYSAKEQLDLYKEVKSIKSVVIPVLNKIDDKNEELYKQIKENILEKVFEISAEKNIGLDTLLNYVINLLQNGQILDKRDIYLNSG, from the coding sequence ATGTTAAACCCCTTTGAAAATATAAAAATACCACCAAAGACAGAGGACTTAATAAAAATAGTCCTAGATAGGATACCTAAAATAGGAGGAAAAAATGTAAAGGAGAGAGAAATAAAAAGAATACTTTTTTATAAAGAACAGCTTCAAAAATACAGAGATTTTGTATTGCAATTTCCTAGAATAGATCAGTTACATCCATTTTATAGAGAAAATATAGAGATTATCGCAGATATAGATAAGGTAAAAATGTGCTTAGGAGCAATAAACAGGGGAGTTCAGTTATCGTTTAACATAATAGAACGCTATAGAAGGTTAATTAAATCTTCAGATGAAAAAGAAGCAAATAGACTAATGAGACAATGTTTTGGAAGAGTAAGTTCTATATTACGTAGTAGAAAGGATTGTATTGACTGGCTCATAGACATAACAAGCCAATTAAAAAAATTAAAAGCGATAGATCCTAATCTTCCAACTATCATAATTGCTGGTCCTCCAAATGTAGGTAAAAGCACTTTAGTAAGTAAAATCTCATCCGCAAAACCTGAAGTTGCATCATATCCCTTCACGACTAAAGAAATCCATGTAGGACACATAGATACTGGTATTGTTAAAATTCAGGTAATAGATACTCCAGGTATACTTGATAGACCTATGAGTGAAAGAAACAGCATAGAGCTTAAGGCTATAAATGCAATAAAGAACCTTAATGGAATCATACTGTTCCTCTTTGACGTATCAAATTCTTCAATTTATTCTGCGAAAGAACAATTGGATTTATACAAAGAAGTGAAAAGCATTAAAAGTGTGGTTATCCCAGTACTGAATAAGATAGATGATAAAAACGAGGAATTATATAAGCAAATAAAGGAAAATATTCTTGAAAAAGTTTTTGAGATAAGCGCTGAGAAGAATATAGGATTAGATACACTTTTAAATTACGTTATTAACCTACTACAAAATGGTCAAATACTGGATAAGCGAGATATTTACCTCAATTCAGGGTGA
- the metG gene encoding methionine--tRNA ligase subunit beta: protein MSEITIDDFAKLDLRVGIVKSAERIEGTRLLKLIVDLGSESRQIISGIAEFYTPEELVGKRVILIANLKPKKIRGFESQGMILAAGCKEDEEKGIKPRILTVDGEVPAGTKVC from the coding sequence ATGAGTGAAATTACAATAGACGACTTTGCAAAATTAGATTTAAGAGTAGGAATTGTAAAGTCAGCTGAGAGGATAGAAGGAACTAGATTACTAAAATTAATCGTTGATTTAGGCAGTGAATCTAGGCAGATTATTTCTGGTATAGCTGAATTTTACACGCCAGAAGAATTAGTGGGAAAAAGAGTCATACTCATAGCTAATTTAAAGCCTAAAAAAATAAGAGGATTTGAAAGTCAGGGAATGATATTAGCTGCTGGTTGTAAAGAAGATGAGGAGAAAGGAATAAAACCTAGAATACTTACAGTAGATGGGGAAGTTCCCGCAGGAACAAAAGTATGTTAA
- the purC gene encoding phosphoribosylaminoimidazolesuccinocarboxamide synthase: MEFLKLSEGKTKEVYAYDDSHVLLKFKDSITAGDGARKDILEGKGILNAQTSAFLFRLLESKGIETHYIGMFDERTMIAKKLKMIPVEVVLRNIATGSIVKRLPIKEGEVFEPPIIEFFLKDDERHDPMLNYYHMEYLKLMTRKEAEKIEEIMLKVNEILYPFFRSKKLLLYDFKLEFGRVNDKLIIGDELTLDSMRIREEGSGRILDKDLYRKGADLETVKKAYEEFFKRISE, translated from the coding sequence ATGGAATTTCTAAAGCTTAGTGAAGGGAAAACGAAAGAAGTTTATGCATATGACGATTCCCATGTTCTTTTGAAATTCAAAGATTCTATAACTGCGGGTGATGGTGCAAGGAAAGATATACTCGAAGGAAAAGGAATATTAAATGCACAAACTTCGGCGTTTTTATTTAGACTATTAGAATCAAAAGGAATAGAGACACACTATATTGGAATGTTTGACGAAAGAACAATGATAGCTAAAAAACTAAAAATGATACCGGTTGAAGTTGTTTTAAGGAATATTGCTACTGGCAGTATAGTAAAGAGATTACCCATAAAAGAGGGTGAAGTTTTTGAGCCTCCAATTATAGAGTTTTTCCTTAAGGATGACGAAAGACATGATCCAATGCTAAATTACTATCACATGGAATACTTGAAATTAATGACAAGAAAAGAAGCAGAAAAAATAGAAGAGATTATGCTTAAGGTTAATGAGATTTTATATCCGTTTTTCAGAAGTAAAAAGCTTCTCCTCTATGATTTTAAACTTGAATTTGGTAGAGTGAATGACAAGTTAATCATAGGTGATGAACTCACATTAGACTCTATGAGGATTAGAGAGGAAGGTTCCGGTAGAATACTAGATAAAGATTTGTATAGGAAAGGAGCTGATTTAGAAACCGTCAAGAAGGCTTACGAAGAGTTCTTCAAAAGGATAAGTGAGTAA
- the purS gene encoding phosphoribosylformylglycinamidine synthase subunit PurS, protein MLYRVELIITNKEGVRDPEGETIQRYVVSRFSDKIIETRAGKYLVFRVNSSSQQEATELVKKLADEMRLYNPIVHKIEIRANRIEDSSN, encoded by the coding sequence ATGCTTTACCGTGTAGAACTGATAATAACTAATAAAGAAGGAGTAAGAGATCCAGAAGGAGAAACAATTCAGCGTTATGTTGTTAGTAGATTTAGCGATAAAATTATAGAAACTAGAGCGGGAAAATACTTGGTATTTAGAGTTAATTCTAGTAGTCAGCAAGAGGCTACGGAATTAGTTAAAAAGTTAGCCGATGAAATGAGACTCTACAACCCAATAGTCCATAAAATTGAAATTAGGGCGAATAGGATTGAAGACAGCAGTAATTAA
- the purQ gene encoding phosphoribosylformylglycinamidine synthase I, whose protein sequence is MKTAVIKFPGTTCEIDVYKALLEAGVEAEIVKYKDFDPDKYSAVILPGGFSFGDYLRAGSIAASTETIKKVKEMADEGKIVIGICNGFQILVESGLLEGALLPNLNLRFISKWVYLRVVRFDTAVTRGLNKTILKMPIAHAEGRFYLDNVEKAKKYAVMLYCDENGNVNDMVNPNGSILNIASIANEEGNVIGMMPHPERASFKLTSITGETDGLLLFKGLRK, encoded by the coding sequence TTGAAGACAGCAGTAATTAAATTCCCTGGTACAACATGTGAGATCGACGTTTACAAGGCTCTGTTAGAGGCTGGAGTAGAAGCTGAAATTGTAAAATATAAGGATTTTGATCCCGATAAGTATAGTGCAGTTATTTTGCCAGGAGGTTTTAGTTTTGGTGATTATCTTAGAGCTGGTAGTATTGCCGCTAGTACGGAAACAATTAAGAAAGTTAAAGAAATGGCGGATGAGGGTAAAATTGTAATCGGAATATGCAACGGATTTCAAATATTGGTTGAAAGTGGTCTCTTAGAAGGTGCTCTTTTACCTAACTTAAATTTGCGTTTTATCAGTAAGTGGGTTTACTTGAGAGTCGTTAGATTTGATACAGCTGTAACTCGTGGATTAAATAAGACTATTCTAAAAATGCCTATAGCACATGCAGAAGGGAGATTTTATTTAGATAATGTAGAGAAAGCAAAGAAATATGCTGTTATGTTATATTGTGACGAAAATGGTAATGTGAACGATATGGTAAATCCTAATGGTTCAATTCTCAATATAGCTTCAATTGCTAATGAAGAAGGAAATGTCATAGGCATGATGCCACATCCAGAGAGGGCATCTTTCAAATTAACCTCTATAACGGGTGAAACTGATGGATTATTATTATTTAAGGGGTTAAGAAAATGA
- the purL gene encoding phosphoribosylformylglycinamidine synthase subunit PurL, whose protein sequence is MKITLSSYEMELVRKKLAREPNEAEWLTIDALWSEHCSYKSSKVFLRSFPSEGEKVLMGIEDWQDAGALDVGDGWAIVLKLESHNHPSAIDPFNGAATGVGGIIRDIISKGAKPIALLDMIRVGNLSNPRNKWLLKNIIAGIGFYGNSIGVPVVGGELDFDDSYNDNPLVDVAGVGIVRKDKIVPSVVKEPGLKIVIVGLTGLDGLGGASFASRKLSGEDEIGAVQIADPFAGKIVLDVTLEIADKVEAIKDLGGGGLVVGVTEMANGLGAIVNLDKVPLRVKDLKPEEILVSETQERMLFAVKEENVNEVCKAFEYYDYPCAVIGEFVKEPYIKFLYGGKEIVSLPSDLLLSPPRFIWEIKKPKLIKSDKKPEVGLEESIRAILSRIISKEWAYSQFDYEVGTSTVLKPGEADSALISLPNGKLLALKGDANPDLCAEDSYECGKSIVAEAYRNLASVGAIGIGVVDHLQFGDPKKPEVYYSFVEAIRGIAEASKFFSTPIVGGKVSFYNENKEGKAIKPTPLIVMAGLIKDKFLRNKVVEDSYITLIGFTRDEMRGSLFGKIFGNYGEVPKARLNEDYLASQLVVNLINDEKIFFAKDINKGGLIASLFSILVKGMGVEIETSSIPSDTDDWIPKLYSENGGRFIVLTNDPEYIIRKSKGIHISVIGKITKDQGIIKIDNKEINVNKEIDNYYNYLYEVMS, encoded by the coding sequence ATGAAAATAACACTTTCTTCGTACGAAATGGAACTAGTAAGAAAGAAGCTTGCAAGAGAACCTAATGAGGCTGAATGGCTAACTATAGATGCATTATGGAGTGAACATTGCTCTTATAAGTCGTCTAAAGTTTTCTTAAGAAGTTTTCCTAGTGAGGGAGAAAAGGTATTAATGGGTATTGAAGATTGGCAAGACGCTGGAGCATTAGATGTTGGAGATGGGTGGGCAATTGTGTTAAAACTTGAAAGCCATAATCATCCTTCAGCTATTGATCCCTTTAATGGTGCAGCTACTGGAGTTGGAGGTATAATTAGGGATATAATAAGTAAAGGAGCGAAGCCAATTGCCTTATTAGATATGATTAGGGTTGGTAATTTATCTAATCCAAGAAATAAATGGTTGCTAAAGAATATAATTGCTGGAATTGGATTTTATGGGAATAGTATTGGTGTACCAGTAGTTGGTGGAGAATTAGATTTTGACGATTCATATAATGATAATCCTTTAGTGGATGTTGCTGGTGTAGGTATAGTAAGAAAAGATAAGATTGTACCAAGTGTTGTTAAGGAGCCTGGATTAAAGATAGTCATAGTTGGCTTAACTGGTTTAGATGGTTTAGGAGGAGCTTCTTTTGCTTCAAGAAAATTAAGTGGAGAGGATGAAATAGGTGCTGTACAAATTGCCGACCCATTTGCTGGAAAAATAGTTTTAGACGTTACTCTTGAAATTGCTGATAAAGTAGAGGCTATTAAGGACCTAGGCGGTGGTGGATTAGTAGTTGGAGTTACTGAAATGGCTAATGGTTTAGGGGCAATAGTTAATTTAGATAAGGTTCCCTTAAGGGTTAAAGACCTTAAACCAGAAGAGATTTTGGTATCAGAAACCCAAGAGAGAATGCTTTTTGCTGTTAAAGAAGAAAATGTTAATGAAGTTTGTAAAGCATTTGAATATTACGATTATCCTTGTGCTGTAATAGGTGAATTCGTAAAAGAACCATACATTAAGTTTCTTTATGGAGGTAAAGAGATTGTTTCCTTACCATCAGATTTACTTTTATCTCCACCAAGATTTATATGGGAAATTAAAAAGCCTAAACTAATTAAAAGTGATAAAAAACCTGAAGTTGGGTTAGAAGAAAGTATTAGAGCAATACTCTCTAGAATAATAAGTAAAGAATGGGCTTACTCACAATTTGACTATGAAGTAGGTACTTCTACTGTTTTAAAGCCTGGAGAAGCCGATTCTGCTTTAATATCACTTCCGAATGGTAAGCTTTTAGCATTAAAGGGTGATGCTAATCCAGACTTATGTGCTGAAGATTCTTATGAATGTGGCAAATCTATTGTTGCTGAAGCATATCGTAACTTAGCATCTGTCGGTGCAATTGGTATAGGAGTAGTTGATCATCTTCAATTTGGTGATCCTAAAAAACCAGAAGTTTACTATTCTTTTGTAGAAGCTATTAGAGGTATAGCTGAAGCATCAAAGTTCTTTTCTACCCCAATAGTTGGCGGAAAAGTATCATTTTATAATGAAAATAAAGAAGGTAAGGCAATTAAACCCACTCCTTTGATAGTCATGGCAGGCTTAATTAAGGATAAATTCTTACGTAATAAGGTCGTTGAAGATAGTTATATCACTTTAATAGGTTTTACAAGGGACGAGATGAGGGGGTCTTTATTTGGTAAAATATTTGGAAATTATGGCGAGGTTCCAAAAGCGAGGTTAAATGAAGACTATTTAGCGAGTCAGTTAGTTGTAAATTTAATAAACGACGAGAAAATATTCTTTGCTAAGGACATTAATAAAGGAGGTCTAATTGCCTCGTTATTTTCAATACTAGTTAAAGGTATGGGCGTAGAGATTGAAACGTCTTCAATTCCTTCGGATACTGATGATTGGATTCCTAAACTTTATTCTGAAAATGGTGGTAGGTTTATTGTATTAACTAACGATCCAGAGTACATAATACGTAAGTCCAAAGGAATTCATATATCAGTAATTGGAAAGATAACTAAGGACCAAGGTATAATAAAAATTGATAATAAAGAGATTAATGTAAATAAAGAGATTGATAATTATTATAACTACTTATATGAGGTGATGTCATGA
- the purF gene encoding amidophosphoribosyltransferase, whose amino-acid sequence MKVKEHCGIVGVYADNSPMISYESLKLLQHRGQESAGITYRKDGSLVTMKGLGLVEEALDPRLLPNAKLSIGHVRYSTTGKGSLDEAQPLSNGKIAIAFNGTITNYFKFGTSTDTEFILKVLSEAPNIKEGIRRLVDLADGAYSLVVLTNEGELIGFRDPKGFRPLVLGKINNGYIIASEDSVIRQLGGKPLRDVKPGEMIYIKDGEIESEVISRDRVSFCSFEYIYFARPDSIIDGVSVYNSRIKLGEILAENHGVDADVAIPVPESSIPIAIGFSRKSKIPMEYGLIRTLVAKRSFIMPTQDKRNAVLEEKFGIVKSVVENKKVVVIDDSIVRGNTMRKIVRMIRDNGAKEVHVRIGSPKVKYPCYMGIDFPLSKELIASEKDEKEIAKYIGADSVEFLTVEEMIKAIGRPDLCHACFSGVYPLKFSYNLQVLESIFKKVS is encoded by the coding sequence ATGAAGGTTAAAGAACACTGCGGTATTGTTGGAGTTTATGCTGATAATTCTCCAATGATTTCTTACGAATCCCTAAAATTATTACAACATAGGGGACAAGAATCAGCAGGAATTACTTACAGAAAAGATGGGAGTTTAGTTACCATGAAAGGCTTGGGTTTAGTTGAAGAGGCATTAGATCCTAGGCTTCTTCCTAATGCGAAACTATCAATAGGTCATGTTAGATATTCAACTACCGGTAAAGGTTCACTTGACGAGGCTCAACCTTTAAGTAACGGTAAAATTGCTATAGCATTTAATGGTACAATAACTAATTATTTTAAGTTCGGAACTTCTACCGATACTGAATTTATTCTTAAGGTTCTCTCGGAGGCGCCTAACATTAAAGAAGGAATTAGAAGGTTAGTTGACTTAGCTGACGGTGCATACTCACTCGTAGTTTTAACTAATGAAGGAGAACTTATCGGCTTTAGAGATCCTAAAGGATTCCGTCCTCTGGTCTTAGGTAAAATTAATAACGGTTATATAATTGCTTCAGAAGATTCCGTAATCAGACAATTAGGAGGTAAGCCTTTAAGAGATGTAAAACCTGGAGAAATGATATACATTAAAGATGGTGAAATTGAAAGCGAAGTTATTTCTAGGGATCGTGTAAGTTTTTGCTCATTTGAGTACATCTATTTTGCCAGACCCGATTCTATAATTGATGGTGTGTCTGTTTATAACTCTAGGATAAAGCTAGGAGAAATTTTAGCTGAAAATCATGGAGTTGATGCAGATGTAGCTATACCAGTTCCAGAATCCTCAATTCCGATTGCAATAGGATTCTCTAGGAAATCAAAGATTCCTATGGAATACGGTTTGATTAGAACACTCGTAGCAAAGAGGTCTTTTATCATGCCTACACAAGATAAAAGAAATGCTGTACTAGAAGAGAAATTTGGTATAGTCAAAAGTGTAGTAGAAAATAAGAAAGTTGTTGTCATTGATGACTCAATCGTTAGAGGAAATACTATGAGAAAAATTGTAAGAATGATAAGGGATAATGGTGCTAAGGAAGTTCATGTAAGAATAGGCTCTCCAAAAGTAAAATATCCTTGTTATATGGGTATAGATTTTCCATTATCTAAAGAACTAATAGCTAGTGAGAAAGATGAAAAAGAAATAGCTAAGTATATTGGTGCTGATTCAGTTGAGTTCTTAACAGTTGAAGAAATGATTAAAGCCATAGGAAGACCTGATTTATGTCATGCATGTTTTTCTGGAGTTTATCCCCTTAAATTTTCATATAATTTGCAAGTATTAGAATCTATATTTAAAAAGGTGAGTTAA
- a CDS encoding amidophosphoribosyltransferase → MAGIIGVYAFDKIWNISKFLYYGLIGLQNRGYSYSGMSILKENFQLITNEGAPEDIELPPNIEGWAGIAYTGTKIGYPIITDFGTLVVDGIIKGDLNEIAKGLYKDPENTLKEINGVFSLIFLAKDGKMLGYRDSYGIKPLEIGGFGFDLAILSSETSGITVIGGEFRREIKPGEAVFIDTYEISYSQINESRHNYCAIDLVYQSRIDSFVFSKNIYEVRVKIGEQLAEEKKIDADVVIGVPDTAIPFAIGYSKKSGIPYDLGFTRTGSPIRTMLASDDFLKIIGVQLKLNPIKYVVKGKRVILIDDSMVTGRTLKNTVFALRSLGAKEVHVLIGSPKLISKCPYGMEVPEEKDLIAANLSEEEIAKVIGADSIYWLSLEGLYKVLGKSICVGCMTRNYPKVI, encoded by the coding sequence ATGGCTGGAATAATAGGTGTATATGCATTTGATAAAATTTGGAATATAAGTAAATTTTTATATTATGGTCTAATAGGATTACAGAATAGAGGATATAGTTACTCAGGAATGTCGATACTTAAAGAAAACTTCCAATTAATAACTAACGAAGGTGCACCAGAAGATATTGAGCTACCACCGAATATAGAAGGATGGGCAGGGATAGCTTATACTGGAACTAAAATAGGATATCCAATAATAACAGATTTTGGCACTTTAGTTGTAGATGGAATTATTAAGGGAGATTTAAATGAAATCGCAAAAGGATTATATAAAGATCCAGAGAATACTTTAAAAGAAATCAATGGTGTTTTCTCATTAATATTCTTAGCAAAAGATGGAAAAATGTTGGGTTATAGAGATTCATATGGAATAAAACCTCTAGAAATAGGAGGTTTTGGTTTTGATTTAGCTATTCTATCATCAGAGACTTCGGGAATTACGGTTATAGGTGGAGAATTCAGAAGAGAAATTAAACCTGGTGAAGCGGTATTTATTGACACTTATGAAATTTCTTACAGCCAAATAAATGAGAGTAGACATAATTACTGCGCGATTGATTTAGTTTATCAATCAAGAATAGACAGTTTTGTATTTAGTAAAAATATTTATGAAGTAAGAGTGAAGATTGGAGAACAGCTAGCTGAAGAAAAGAAAATTGATGCTGATGTTGTGATTGGCGTTCCAGATACTGCTATACCTTTTGCAATAGGCTATTCTAAGAAGTCTGGTATACCTTATGATTTAGGTTTTACCAGAACTGGAAGTCCGATTAGAACAATGCTGGCTTCAGATGATTTCTTAAAGATCATAGGAGTTCAACTAAAATTAAATCCTATTAAATACGTAGTCAAAGGCAAAAGAGTAATCTTAATTGACGATTCTATGGTCACTGGCAGAACTTTGAAAAATACAGTTTTTGCTTTGAGAAGTTTAGGTGCTAAGGAGGTTCACGTTTTAATTGGCAGTCCTAAGTTAATATCAAAATGTCCTTATGGTATGGAAGTTCCAGAGGAAAAAGATTTAATTGCTGCTAATCTCTCAGAAGAAGAAATAGCTAAGGTTATTGGTGCTGATTCCATTTACTGGTTAAGTCTTGAAGGTCTTTATAAAGTTCTAGGTAAGAGCATATGTGTTGGTTGTATGACTAGAAACTATCCTAAGGTGATATAA
- the purD gene encoding phosphoribosylamine--glycine ligase gives MKVLLIGDGARENALAEALANSPKGYKIHAISSYTNPGIKEAVDKTNGKYFKGNINSVEFVKEIVKEVNPDFGVIGPEDPLFHGVANVFREEGIPVVGPDKECAMIEKSKVWMRELMWKYNIPGRLRFKAFEDLRDAINFILEYGGSIAVKPSEQVGGKGVKVIADLQAYLSNEKRNALTKGINGIASYVNDKVKIIIEEKVDGPEYTLHVLTDGYTQIPMPLAQDYKHAYEDGIGPETGGMGSISGPKEGLPFINEEEYEKSFEIVKLTAEAIKKETGKDYVGILSGQMMLTGIWGPTIIEYYSRFGDPEASAIIPRIESDFGEVLELLATRRLSKAKIKVNPTPSVVRAIAPLGYPLNKTMASNHIINIDVQKIRELGCKIYFGSVSLEGMQLVTKGSRALELVVINDFKEASDKLDKCINYISSDTKLIFRHDIGRTIEDQVEKAEIVRYTYKSREKKGLFGVSADWSPNGGLW, from the coding sequence ATGAAAGTTTTGTTAATCGGAGATGGAGCAAGAGAAAACGCTCTAGCAGAAGCATTAGCTAACTCTCCTAAAGGTTATAAGATTCATGCAATTTCTTCATACACAAATCCTGGAATAAAAGAAGCTGTAGATAAAACTAATGGAAAATATTTTAAAGGCAATATTAACTCTGTTGAATTTGTTAAAGAGATAGTAAAAGAGGTAAATCCAGATTTTGGTGTTATAGGTCCTGAAGATCCATTATTCCATGGTGTTGCAAACGTCTTCAGAGAAGAAGGCATTCCAGTAGTTGGTCCTGATAAAGAATGTGCGATGATAGAGAAATCTAAAGTTTGGATGAGAGAACTAATGTGGAAATATAACATTCCCGGTAGGTTAAGGTTTAAGGCCTTTGAAGATCTAAGAGATGCTATTAATTTTATACTAGAATATGGTGGTTCTATCGCTGTAAAACCATCAGAGCAAGTTGGAGGAAAAGGAGTTAAAGTGATTGCTGATTTGCAAGCCTACCTTTCCAACGAGAAAAGAAATGCACTAACAAAGGGAATCAATGGAATTGCTAGTTATGTTAATGATAAGGTAAAGATTATAATTGAGGAGAAGGTAGACGGACCAGAATATACATTACATGTCCTAACTGATGGTTATACGCAAATACCTATGCCTCTAGCACAAGATTATAAGCATGCATATGAAGACGGAATTGGTCCAGAGACTGGTGGAATGGGTTCTATATCTGGTCCCAAAGAAGGTTTGCCATTTATTAATGAAGAAGAATATGAGAAATCATTTGAGATTGTAAAGCTTACTGCTGAAGCTATTAAAAAAGAAACTGGAAAGGATTATGTAGGGATTCTCTCTGGGCAAATGATGCTTACTGGTATTTGGGGACCTACGATAATTGAATATTATTCTAGGTTTGGAGATCCAGAAGCTTCTGCTATAATACCGAGAATAGAGAGTGATTTTGGCGAAGTTCTAGAACTATTAGCGACTAGAAGATTAAGTAAAGCCAAAATAAAGGTTAATCCAACGCCATCAGTAGTTAGAGCTATAGCACCTTTAGGATATCCCTTAAATAAGACTATGGCATCGAATCATATAATAAATATAGATGTACAGAAGATAAGAGAGCTAGGTTGTAAAATATACTTTGGTTCAGTCTCTCTTGAAGGAATGCAATTAGTAACTAAAGGTTCAAGAGCATTAGAATTAGTAGTTATTAATGATTTTAAGGAAGCTTCAGATAAATTAGATAAATGCATAAATTATATTTCTTCTGATACAAAATTAATATTCAGGCATGATATTGGAAGAACGATTGAAGATCAAGTTGAAAAAGCTGAGATAGTAAGATACACGTATAAGTCAAGAGAGAAAAAAGGCCTTTTTGGAGTATCAGCAGATTGGTCTCCAAATGGTGGTTTATGGTGA
- the purM gene encoding phosphoribosylformylglycinamidine cyclo-ligase, with translation MVSEYKKAGVDLNKLKEYHTLALNTFQNSGVLKIGHYANAIKLDDKYLAMHVDGVGTKTILALKTGIIEPTGIDCIAMNVNDLVCIGARPLAGVDYLALEKPMDDVVEKVMKGLKQGADEANIEIIGGETAIMPGVITGYDLSCSVIGISDRLKTGEDVAPGDVILGLKSNGVHSNGYSLIRKLIDEGKLSLNDWGEELMRPTRIYSSSIIPILDKIKALAHITGGAFSKLKRITNYRINLKMPDPPEVFKAIENAGVPHFEMYKIFNMGIGMIIFVSKDLKDDIIEFLSKKETVYELGYVEKGEGIKITTYKNEILYI, from the coding sequence ATGGTGAGTGAATATAAAAAGGCTGGAGTTGATTTAAACAAATTAAAGGAGTATCATACTCTAGCTTTAAACACTTTTCAAAATTCTGGAGTATTAAAGATTGGACATTACGCTAATGCAATAAAACTTGATGATAAGTATTTAGCAATGCATGTTGATGGTGTAGGTACAAAGACAATTTTAGCCTTAAAGACTGGAATAATTGAACCTACTGGAATTGATTGTATTGCTATGAATGTTAATGATTTAGTATGTATTGGTGCAAGGCCTTTAGCTGGTGTTGATTATCTAGCTTTAGAAAAGCCAATGGATGATGTTGTTGAGAAAGTAATGAAAGGTTTGAAGCAAGGTGCTGATGAAGCAAACATAGAAATTATTGGCGGCGAGACTGCAATAATGCCCGGAGTAATAACTGGATATGATTTATCTTGCTCAGTAATAGGTATTTCAGATAGGTTGAAGACCGGCGAAGATGTTGCACCTGGCGATGTGATTTTAGGTTTAAAAAGTAATGGTGTTCATTCTAACGGTTATTCTCTGATTAGAAAACTCATAGATGAAGGTAAATTGTCTCTTAATGACTGGGGAGAAGAATTAATGAGACCTACTAGAATATATTCTTCTTCTATAATACCAATTTTAGATAAAATAAAAGCTTTGGCCCATATTACTGGTGGAGCCTTTTCTAAATTAAAGAGAATAACGAACTATAGGATTAATCTAAAAATGCCAGATCCTCCGGAGGTGTTTAAAGCAATTGAAAATGCTGGAGTACCTCATTTTGAAATGTATAAAATTTTCAATATGGGTATAGGTATGATTATATTTGTTTCAAAGGATCTTAAAGATGATATAATTGAATTTTTGAGTAAAAAAGAAACAGTTTATGAATTAGGTTATGTAGAAAAAGGGGAAGGGATAAAAATTACGACCTATAAGAACGAAATTCTCTACATATAG
- a CDS encoding ribbon-helix-helix domain-containing protein, translated as MKKVVSVRLREEIIATIDEYSKKMSYQSRTDFLKKALEFYMKKRLGKS; from the coding sequence ATGAAGAAGGTAGTTAGCGTAAGACTAAGAGAGGAAATTATTGCAACAATTGATGAATACAGTAAAAAAATGAGTTATCAAAGTAGAACTGATTTTCTTAAAAAAGCTCTAGAATTTTACATGAAGAAAAGATTGGGGAAGAGCTAA